The genome window CATCTGTTGCGGTGATATTGTCGGCTACGGACCGGAACCGAATGAGTGCATTGAAAAAATTAAAAAATTAAAAAATTTAAAGATTGTGACGGGAAATCACGACAGGGCAACAGTTGGATTATTTGATATAGAGTGGTTTAACGATAATGCAAAAGCGGCGGTTTTGTGGACATCATCACAACTAACTGAAGAAAATAAAAAGTTTTTGGGTGAACTGCCGGAAAAAATAATTGAAGAAAATTTTACCGTTGTTCACGG of Candidatus Marinimicrobia bacterium CG08_land_8_20_14_0_20_45_22 contains these proteins:
- a CDS encoding metallophosphoesterase — encoded protein: MKYAVFSDIHSNLEALENVLTKITKQNVDGYICCGDIVGYGPEPNECIEKIKKLKNLKIVTGNHDRATVGLFDIEWFNDNAKAAVLWTSSQLTEENKKFLGELPEKIIEENFTVVHG